One genomic region from Candidatus Xiphinematobacter sp. encodes:
- the truB gene encoding tRNA pseudouridine(55) synthase TruB, with protein sequence MKSKVSLDGILPVDKASGMTSHDVVAIVRRAFSTKKVGHCGTLDPLATGLLLATIGKGTKIQDLLMSEDKEYIGTLRLGSITDSQDAEGTVLERCSVPHFSALQIEKAFRRLTGGFYQIPPMVSAIKRNGVRLYRLAREGKSVERTPRFVHVHAFKILAVRLPEIDFCVECSKGFYVRTYAHDIGALLGCGAYLQALRRTRSGKFSLHGAATVEEVRNSSLDLLKRRVLSLPVVSRLRRA encoded by the coding sequence ATGAAATCCAAGGTCTCACTTGATGGTATACTACCCGTGGATAAGGCCTCCGGCATGACTTCACATGATGTCGTAGCTATTGTCCGTCGCGCTTTTTCTACGAAAAAGGTTGGCCATTGCGGCACGCTTGATCCTTTGGCTACTGGTCTGCTCCTTGCGACAATAGGCAAGGGGACCAAAATTCAGGACCTCCTCATGAGTGAGGATAAGGAATATATTGGGACCCTGCGGTTAGGAAGCATCACCGACAGCCAGGACGCGGAAGGGACGGTACTTGAAAGGTGCTCTGTACCGCATTTTTCTGCTCTACAGATTGAAAAAGCATTCCGCCGACTCACTGGAGGTTTCTATCAAATACCGCCCATGGTTTCTGCAATTAAAAGAAATGGAGTTCGTCTCTACAGACTCGCTCGTGAGGGAAAAAGTGTCGAAAGGACACCCCGTTTTGTCCATGTACACGCCTTCAAAATTCTGGCAGTTCGGTTACCAGAGATAGATTTTTGTGTGGAATGCAGTAAGGGATTTTATGTGCGCACTTATGCTCACGATATTGGTGCACTCCTTGGATGTGGGGCGTACCTCCAGGCTTTGCGCCGAACCCGATCTGGGAAATTTTCACTTCATGGAGCCGCGACCGTAGAAGAAGTTAGAAACTCCTCCTTAGATCTCTTAAAGAGGCGCGTTCTTAGCCTTCCGGTTGTATCCAGGCTTCGGCGCGCATGA
- the gatA gene encoding Asp-tRNA(Asn)/Glu-tRNA(Gln) amidotransferase subunit GatA, protein MEITALTLHELQRKFRTKELHPRDAIKALEERIVQVEPRVKSLLHRDIESAMQLADRADVSLPLGGLPVAIKDAIHVKGDPCTCASRMLAHYCAPYDATVITRLRAAGAILFTRTNMDEFSMGSSNETSAIQPTCNPWDLQRIPGGSSGGSAAAVAAREAFAALGSDTGGSIRQPAAFCGCVGLKPTYGRVSRYGLVALASSLDQIGPLARSTRDCAMVFNAISGNDPKDSTCLKCPREDFTRGLNLSVKGLRLGIPKEYFVDGIDSQVRSAVEKVIQQCRELGAEIIELSLPHTKYAVNAYYILATAEASSNLARFDGVRYGYRAEGPRNLFDHYRRSREEGFGSEVKRRIILGTYVLSSGYYDAYYLRAQRVRTLIREDFKEAFSKVDALICPTSPDVAFRLGERRDNPLRMYLADIFTIATNLAGICGISVPCGFAKLDGSSLPIGVQFLGNALEEAKLLRLANAYELASGWTAHTAPL, encoded by the coding sequence ATGGAGATCACAGCACTGACCTTACACGAACTGCAACGGAAATTTCGGACCAAAGAGCTTCATCCGCGCGACGCTATTAAGGCACTGGAGGAACGCATTGTCCAGGTAGAGCCGAGGGTAAAATCCCTTTTGCATCGGGATATAGAAAGCGCTATGCAACTGGCCGATCGGGCGGACGTTTCGCTTCCATTAGGCGGGTTGCCGGTTGCAATCAAGGATGCCATTCATGTGAAAGGAGATCCTTGCACTTGTGCCTCAAGGATGCTTGCACACTATTGTGCCCCGTATGATGCAACGGTTATTACTCGGCTGAGGGCAGCTGGTGCTATCCTGTTTACGCGGACAAATATGGATGAATTCTCTATGGGATCTTCTAACGAAACCTCGGCCATACAGCCCACCTGTAACCCTTGGGATCTACAGCGTATTCCAGGGGGCTCTAGTGGAGGGTCTGCTGCAGCTGTCGCTGCTCGCGAAGCCTTCGCAGCCCTAGGTTCAGATACCGGCGGCTCTATCCGACAGCCAGCCGCATTTTGTGGCTGTGTAGGCCTGAAGCCAACGTATGGTCGCGTTTCGCGCTATGGACTTGTTGCTCTCGCCTCTTCACTGGATCAAATTGGTCCACTTGCTCGTTCCACACGCGACTGCGCCATGGTGTTTAATGCCATCTCCGGAAATGACCCAAAAGATTCTACCTGCTTGAAATGTCCTCGGGAAGATTTTACGCGTGGGCTTAATCTCAGTGTGAAAGGACTACGTCTTGGTATCCCAAAAGAATATTTCGTAGATGGAATAGATTCTCAGGTGCGATCTGCTGTGGAGAAGGTCATCCAGCAATGCCGTGAGTTGGGCGCTGAGATTATAGAGCTCTCCCTTCCTCATACGAAGTATGCTGTCAATGCATACTACATTTTGGCCACCGCTGAAGCTTCTTCAAACCTTGCTCGATTCGATGGTGTGCGCTACGGCTATCGCGCCGAGGGGCCCAGAAACTTGTTCGATCATTACCGACGTAGCCGTGAGGAAGGCTTTGGAAGTGAAGTGAAACGTCGCATTATCCTTGGCACCTACGTGCTAAGCTCAGGATATTACGATGCCTATTACCTCCGTGCCCAAAGGGTACGTACCCTCATCCGTGAAGATTTTAAAGAGGCCTTTAGCAAGGTAGATGCTCTCATTTGTCCTACGTCGCCAGACGTTGCCTTTCGCTTGGGGGAGCGGAGGGACAACCCTCTGCGTATGTATTTGGCGGACATTTTTACCATTGCTACAAATCTAGCTGGAATCTGTGGTATCAGTGTGCCCTGCGGCTTCGCGAAGTTGGATGGCTCGTCTCTTCCGATTGGAGTTCAATTTCTCGGCAACGCCCTTGAAGAGGCAAAACTTCTTCGTCTTGCCAATGCTTACGAATTAGCTTCCGGATGGACTGCTCACACAGCACCTCTTTAG
- a CDS encoding 6-phosphofructokinase codes for MRKRISVLTTGGDCPGLNAVVRAVTRSADRYGMEVLGCCEGFEGLLPPGNFLSLDRSATAGIMHLGGTILGTTNKGHFVAKIGAGDKTVIPREIVQKVRQTFDACGLYALIIVGGDGSLTTGLQLFENGMPVVGVPKTIDNDLEATAITFGFDSAVACVVDAMDRLHTTATSHRRVMVLEVMGRHAGWIALYGGMAGGADVILIPEIPFDLDRISESVRQRDKFGAKSTMVVVAEGARPKQGGQCLHTVTGGEYRLGGVGEVVGHEIENRTGKETRVCVLGHLQRGGAPTAVDRILGTRFGVHAVKLIHESKFGMMVSYTDDYITEVPINEAVNKLRQVPPDCQIVQDARASEISFGD; via the coding sequence ATGAGAAAGAGAATCAGTGTGCTGACTACCGGTGGGGATTGCCCAGGGCTTAACGCAGTCGTGAGGGCTGTTACCCGCAGTGCGGATCGTTATGGAATGGAAGTGCTCGGATGCTGTGAAGGGTTTGAAGGGCTTCTGCCTCCAGGGAATTTTCTTTCACTTGACCGCTCCGCCACCGCAGGCATTATGCACCTCGGTGGCACTATCCTTGGTACCACAAATAAGGGGCACTTTGTTGCGAAAATAGGAGCTGGAGATAAAACTGTCATCCCACGAGAAATTGTTCAAAAGGTTCGACAAACCTTCGATGCCTGTGGTCTGTATGCCCTTATTATTGTTGGAGGCGATGGCTCACTCACCACCGGATTGCAACTTTTTGAAAACGGGATGCCTGTCGTGGGCGTTCCAAAGACAATCGACAATGACCTAGAAGCTACAGCTATTACATTTGGTTTTGATTCAGCTGTTGCTTGCGTAGTGGACGCTATGGATCGCCTCCATACCACTGCAACGAGCCATCGGCGTGTCATGGTCCTAGAGGTTATGGGACGCCATGCGGGTTGGATTGCTCTTTATGGAGGTATGGCTGGAGGAGCAGATGTCATTCTAATTCCAGAGATTCCTTTTGACCTTGACAGAATCTCAGAGTCAGTTAGGCAGCGTGACAAGTTTGGAGCAAAAAGTACTATGGTGGTCGTTGCTGAGGGGGCTCGTCCAAAGCAAGGAGGACAGTGTCTTCATACTGTCACAGGCGGGGAGTACCGCTTGGGTGGAGTAGGAGAGGTAGTGGGACACGAAATAGAGAACCGTACTGGAAAGGAGACTCGCGTCTGTGTCTTGGGCCACCTCCAACGGGGAGGGGCTCCCACTGCCGTAGATCGCATCCTCGGCACTCGTTTCGGAGTGCATGCCGTCAAACTCATCCATGAAAGTAAATTTGGCATGATGGTAAGCTACACGGATGACTATATTACGGAAGTACCGATTAATGAAGCGGTTAATAAGCTTCGGCAGGTTCCTCCAGATTGCCAGATAGTTCAAGACGCCCGCGCCTCAGAAATCTCCTTTGGGGATTAG
- the gatC gene encoding Asp-tRNA(Asn)/Glu-tRNA(Gln) amidotransferase subunit GatC: MSSPRFSVHDVAALARIALTEQEESLFQIQLEQILECIEQLKAVDISSVEPTAHAAPIYNVFRKDKPIEGLTKAAALGNAPLASGGLFVVNKVVE; encoded by the coding sequence ATGAGTAGTCCACGCTTCAGTGTACATGATGTTGCAGCCCTTGCTCGCATTGCACTCACCGAGCAGGAGGAATCCCTTTTTCAAATCCAGCTAGAGCAAATATTGGAGTGTATAGAACAGCTGAAAGCTGTGGACATCTCCAGTGTGGAGCCAACGGCCCATGCGGCTCCAATATACAATGTCTTTCGTAAGGACAAACCTATAGAGGGCCTGACCAAGGCGGCTGCTCTGGGGAACGCCCCGCTTGCATCCGGTGGGCTGTTTGTGGTGAACAAGGTTGTCGAGTAA
- a CDS encoding bifunctional riboflavin kinase/FAD synthetase, translating to MILHSISELRAIAAPLVVAAGVFDGVHLGHQTLIRRALENARYGDALCLILTFDPHPAQLLHPTSALRLLTSTAHKIRLIQQLGAEHILVLSFNAAFAALSATEFIHLLSLHVPSLQEICVGYNWLFGRRREGNVLLLRQLSTKFGFRVTEIGAVKIDGKAVSSTRIRDCIQSGDLHSTAKFLGRKYTVLGTVVKGEGRGHSIGFPTANLATNELFPPDGVYVVYARVDGIMFPGVTNIGTHPTFCLASQRILEVYLLDYSGSLYGKDIEVCFEAYLRKECKFPSPQLLRTQIEQDVRAARAILQR from the coding sequence ATGATCCTCCACTCTATCTCAGAACTAAGGGCTATTGCAGCTCCTCTTGTAGTCGCCGCTGGAGTGTTCGATGGAGTTCATCTCGGCCACCAAACACTTATCCGCCGTGCTCTAGAAAATGCCCGATATGGAGACGCTCTCTGCCTTATTTTAACTTTTGATCCCCATCCAGCCCAACTCCTTCACCCTACCTCTGCTCTGCGTCTCCTAACTTCCACAGCTCATAAAATCCGCCTGATACAGCAACTTGGTGCAGAGCACATACTCGTCCTATCCTTCAACGCGGCATTTGCTGCACTTTCCGCTACAGAGTTCATTCATCTCCTTAGTCTGCACGTTCCTTCTCTCCAAGAAATTTGCGTTGGATACAACTGGTTGTTCGGAAGGAGACGTGAAGGGAACGTCCTTCTCCTCCGCCAGCTCAGCACAAAGTTCGGATTTCGAGTTACAGAAATTGGTGCCGTGAAAATAGATGGCAAGGCCGTTAGCAGTACCCGCATTCGGGACTGTATCCAATCCGGAGATCTCCATTCTACTGCCAAATTTCTTGGTCGTAAGTACACCGTTTTAGGAACGGTTGTGAAAGGGGAAGGGAGGGGACACTCCATAGGATTTCCCACCGCAAACCTGGCTACAAACGAGCTCTTCCCTCCAGACGGAGTGTATGTAGTCTATGCACGAGTCGACGGTATCATGTTTCCAGGTGTGACTAACATTGGTACCCACCCAACATTCTGTCTTGCCTCTCAGCGGATTTTGGAGGTTTATCTCTTAGACTATTCTGGCAGTTTGTATGGAAAAGACATCGAAGTGTGTTTTGAGGCCTACCTCCGTAAGGAGTGTAAATTCCCCAGCCCTCAACTGCTACGCACGCAGATTGAACAAGATGTCCGTGCTGCTAGGGCCATCCTTCAAAGGTAA
- the infB gene encoding translation initiation factor IF-2, translating to MSSMATRLNSRKEKGGSAPSDRGEHEASLPKAEDVASVRQKTDGPPALSAKTPAPISLIAPKKKAAREGKASKLRPLAPITARTSASPFSKGSEKPKVSVHRTGVEEDTQAGVDFPATKVLHIKPPVVVRELAERLGIKPFQIIYDLMKLNIFAAINQTVELDTASKLCEKYGFRLEREKRKAGEGHRKVAPHSTLVSPVSFTGRASEELDPRAPIVAFMGHVDHGKTSLLDAIRKTKVAAGEVGGITQHIGAYSIKRDGHRITFLDTPGHAAFTAMRMRGASITDIVVLVVAADDGLMPQTIEAISHAKAAGVAVIVAISKVDLPTANIDRVKQQLQGQGFTPEDWGGSTICVSVSATQGTGINELLDMMCLQAEILELKASVHTPARCTVIEAQLEPGRGPTATLIVRTGKIKIGQPFICGNHWGKLRQLINDDAKPIREAGPSTPVKIFGLSGLPSAGDELIVVDSERSAKAFSKEKLESLRASKLAVVPQRATLESLFRNPTGDQKKSLQLILKADVQGTMEAIIVSLREIPSHRITIELIHAAVGPISESDVLLAGASNAIVIGFGTKVENGASSIAKREGIQIKLFSIIYELVDQIREAMVGMLEPQLRETVIGHAEVRQVFELSRGKVAGCVITDGRIIRSARARILRKSQPIYDGSIATLRRFQDDVKEVRAGLECGIKLGDFSEYLSRDIVECYILEKTQQSLE from the coding sequence ATGAGCTCCATGGCCACACGACTTAACAGTAGAAAGGAAAAAGGTGGTAGTGCTCCCTCTGATAGAGGAGAACACGAGGCCTCCCTCCCTAAGGCAGAGGATGTCGCGTCCGTTCGGCAGAAAACGGATGGTCCACCTGCTCTGTCTGCCAAGACCCCTGCGCCCATTTCCCTGATTGCACCCAAAAAGAAAGCTGCTAGGGAGGGGAAGGCTTCCAAGCTCAGACCTCTGGCTCCGATCACTGCTAGAACTTCTGCCTCTCCTTTTTCCAAAGGATCGGAAAAACCGAAGGTTTCCGTGCACCGTACCGGCGTGGAAGAAGACACCCAGGCTGGGGTGGATTTCCCGGCCACCAAAGTCCTTCACATCAAGCCACCAGTTGTTGTCAGAGAACTTGCTGAAAGACTTGGCATCAAGCCGTTTCAGATCATTTATGACCTGATGAAACTAAATATCTTCGCTGCTATCAATCAAACTGTTGAACTAGATACAGCATCTAAGCTTTGCGAAAAGTACGGCTTTCGCCTCGAGCGGGAGAAACGCAAGGCCGGAGAGGGGCACCGTAAGGTAGCCCCCCACTCTACTCTTGTATCCCCAGTTTCCTTCACTGGCAGAGCCTCCGAAGAGCTTGACCCTCGGGCTCCTATAGTTGCCTTTATGGGGCACGTAGATCACGGAAAAACCTCCTTGCTAGACGCCATTCGTAAGACAAAGGTCGCTGCCGGAGAAGTTGGTGGGATTACTCAACACATTGGTGCGTATAGTATCAAACGGGACGGCCATCGCATCACTTTTCTCGATACTCCAGGCCATGCTGCCTTTACGGCCATGCGTATGCGCGGAGCCAGCATCACGGATATCGTTGTCCTTGTCGTGGCTGCCGATGATGGCTTGATGCCGCAAACTATCGAGGCTATTAGCCATGCTAAGGCAGCTGGGGTTGCTGTCATCGTGGCCATAAGCAAAGTGGACCTACCCACTGCCAATATTGATCGAGTTAAACAACAATTGCAGGGACAAGGTTTTACCCCAGAAGATTGGGGTGGAAGTACCATTTGTGTCTCAGTAAGCGCCACTCAGGGTACTGGCATCAATGAGCTCCTAGACATGATGTGCTTACAAGCAGAAATCCTTGAGCTCAAAGCTAGTGTGCATACCCCAGCACGTTGTACTGTCATTGAAGCTCAACTTGAACCAGGCCGGGGACCCACTGCTACACTCATTGTACGCACTGGAAAAATTAAAATTGGCCAGCCCTTTATTTGCGGAAACCACTGGGGTAAGCTTAGGCAGCTTATTAATGACGACGCTAAACCCATCCGAGAAGCTGGCCCCTCCACCCCTGTTAAAATTTTTGGCCTTAGCGGACTTCCTAGCGCAGGAGATGAGTTAATCGTCGTAGATTCAGAACGTTCTGCGAAGGCCTTTAGCAAAGAGAAGCTAGAAAGCCTCCGTGCTAGTAAGCTAGCTGTTGTTCCACAACGTGCTACGCTAGAGAGCCTGTTTCGAAATCCCACTGGTGACCAGAAAAAATCCCTCCAGCTCATTTTGAAGGCAGATGTACAGGGTACCATGGAAGCCATTATTGTTTCTCTAAGGGAGATACCTAGCCACAGGATCACCATAGAACTAATCCACGCGGCTGTAGGTCCGATTTCCGAATCGGATGTGCTTCTGGCCGGTGCCTCCAATGCAATTGTCATAGGTTTTGGCACCAAGGTGGAGAACGGTGCCTCCAGCATCGCCAAGCGTGAGGGTATACAAATCAAGCTTTTTAGCATCATCTATGAGCTTGTCGACCAGATCAGGGAGGCAATGGTTGGAATGCTTGAGCCACAGCTGCGAGAAACTGTTATCGGTCACGCTGAGGTGAGGCAGGTCTTTGAGCTCTCCAGAGGTAAGGTGGCCGGCTGTGTAATTACGGATGGTCGTATTATTCGTAGCGCGCGGGCTCGGATCTTGCGGAAAAGCCAACCTATCTATGATGGTAGTATAGCTACACTACGCCGTTTTCAGGACGATGTTAAGGAGGTTAGGGCAGGACTTGAGTGCGGCATTAAGCTGGGTGATTTCTCTGAATATTTGTCAAGAGATATTGTTGAGTGCTACATTCTGGAGAAAACGCAGCAGTCCCTGGAATAG
- the rbfA gene encoding 30S ribosome-binding factor RbfA — protein sequence MKHRIERVCKLLRRELGILILKDLRFHAPLVSISSVEATPDFRHAYVYVTTLGNKQQREEALRVLASHRPHLQRAISKRIALKNTPYLHFRSDQSIERGIRITKLMDELGFSSLHSD from the coding sequence ATGAAACATCGGATTGAGCGGGTTTGTAAATTGCTAAGACGGGAGCTAGGAATCTTGATTCTCAAAGATCTTCGATTTCATGCGCCGCTTGTTTCCATCAGTTCCGTAGAAGCCACTCCAGATTTCAGGCATGCCTATGTTTACGTTACTACCTTGGGTAACAAGCAACAAAGGGAAGAGGCTCTGAGGGTTCTAGCATCCCATCGTCCTCATCTACAGCGCGCCATTTCGAAGCGAATAGCTCTCAAGAACACTCCCTATCTCCACTTCCGATCGGATCAATCTATTGAACGGGGCATTCGCATCACTAAACTGATGGATGAATTGGGATTTTCCAGTCTCCATTCCGACTGA
- the nusA gene encoding transcription termination/antitermination protein NusA codes for MNAELIATLDYLEREKGIRRDVLVEAISSALLAASKRSFTAGTRELRIEINPRSGNIRAMARLIAADPVRNSHDEIAISRARLLKSDVQLGEELDVEVTPRDFGRIAAQTARQAITQRLRQLEKEMIYQEFKDRAGEIVSGTVRRFERSDVIVDLGRFEAIMPGWERVSTEEYSVGDRIRAYVIAVENSSRGPEIILSRSHPNFVRRLFEIEVSEIADRTVELRGIAREAGYRTKVAVYSSDEKVDPVGACVGMRGGRVKNIVRELNNEKVDIIRWHPDPREFVKEALRPTVIKSIAMDEAKKELRITVAKEGLSLAIGRKGQNARLTARLTGWDIDIQEDKSREEALESQKAQAARSLAESLCLSEEAASLLASAGMNSVEVVAMSDAEDIAGILDGDAGRAAQILAAAKSLQKGTLQQQGASTLAGLRP; via the coding sequence ATGAACGCTGAATTGATTGCAACTCTGGATTACTTGGAAAGGGAAAAGGGAATCCGTCGGGATGTACTGGTGGAAGCTATCTCATCTGCTCTCCTTGCCGCGTCGAAGCGCAGTTTCACCGCTGGCACCAGGGAGTTGCGTATCGAAATTAATCCAAGGAGTGGTAATATCCGTGCAATGGCTAGGTTAATCGCTGCGGATCCCGTGCGTAACTCTCACGATGAGATTGCCATTTCCAGGGCACGCCTTCTGAAGTCGGATGTGCAGCTGGGAGAAGAATTGGATGTCGAGGTCACTCCTAGGGATTTTGGGCGTATCGCAGCTCAAACTGCTCGCCAAGCTATCACGCAGCGTTTGCGACAGCTTGAGAAGGAAATGATTTATCAAGAGTTTAAGGACCGAGCGGGAGAGATCGTTAGTGGAACCGTTCGCCGTTTTGAGCGCTCTGATGTTATTGTTGACCTCGGCAGATTCGAGGCCATCATGCCAGGGTGGGAGCGTGTCTCCACTGAGGAATATAGCGTTGGTGACCGAATCCGTGCTTATGTTATTGCAGTTGAGAATAGCTCACGCGGTCCTGAGATAATTCTCTCGCGCAGCCATCCGAATTTTGTTCGTAGATTGTTTGAGATTGAGGTGAGCGAGATCGCAGATCGCACTGTGGAGCTGAGAGGCATTGCTCGTGAAGCTGGCTACCGCACCAAGGTTGCTGTGTACAGCTCCGATGAAAAGGTCGATCCTGTGGGGGCCTGCGTGGGTATGCGTGGGGGGCGTGTCAAGAACATCGTGCGTGAGCTAAATAATGAGAAAGTGGATATTATCCGATGGCATCCTGACCCAAGGGAATTTGTAAAAGAGGCTCTCCGTCCCACGGTGATTAAGAGTATAGCGATGGATGAAGCCAAGAAAGAATTACGAATTACGGTTGCCAAAGAGGGCCTTTCTCTAGCGATCGGTAGGAAGGGTCAAAACGCTCGCTTGACTGCTAGGTTAACAGGATGGGATATTGATATCCAGGAGGATAAGTCTAGAGAGGAAGCACTTGAATCCCAAAAAGCGCAGGCCGCTCGTTCCCTGGCAGAGTCTCTCTGTCTCAGCGAGGAAGCCGCCTCTCTTCTTGCTAGCGCCGGAATGAATTCGGTAGAAGTGGTTGCCATGTCTGATGCCGAGGATATAGCAGGCATCCTGGATGGGGATGCGGGGCGTGCTGCACAGATTCTGGCGGCTGCAAAAAGTCTGCAGAAGGGCACCTTGCAGCAGCAGGGTGCTTCCACCCTTGCAGGTTTGAGGCCTTAG
- a CDS encoding bifunctional oligoribonuclease/PAP phosphatase NrnA — protein MSPMASNSQPPANARFKQILSALHWARNILVTSHLRPDGDALGSTIAFALWLRSLGKKVTIWNEDGVPSRFHYLPYHSYVSVPPTDKHSFDGVVVLDSPTRGRLGKALTAIKSPGILINIDHHVSNQRYGDLNYVDPSVPATGQILFDLFRYAEVDFTPEISTNLYAAISTDTGSFQYAGTTQHTFESAAYLVRSGVQVTKLSLAMYHSQPRRCFRLLQHALNNTQFSCNGTVAHFSLSLSDLKHLRIFPEDNEGIIDHLRSVEDVLVALFFEELPDVRVRISARSKDTRIDVCKICMQFGGGGHPFASGACIRGSLPSIREKFLTAIYHEIQGLT, from the coding sequence ATGAGCCCGATGGCATCCAATTCTCAGCCGCCGGCCAATGCTCGCTTTAAACAGATTCTATCTGCTCTCCATTGGGCTAGAAACATCCTGGTAACAAGTCACCTCAGACCAGATGGAGATGCTTTAGGCTCTACCATTGCATTCGCTCTCTGGCTTCGAAGTCTCGGAAAGAAAGTGACCATCTGGAATGAAGATGGAGTACCAAGTCGGTTTCACTACCTTCCCTATCACTCCTATGTTTCGGTACCTCCCACGGACAAGCATTCCTTTGACGGAGTAGTCGTCCTTGACAGTCCCACTCGCGGTAGATTGGGAAAGGCCCTTACAGCTATCAAGTCCCCTGGTATCTTGATCAATATTGACCACCATGTCAGCAATCAGCGCTACGGTGATCTCAACTATGTGGATCCTTCCGTTCCAGCTACTGGGCAGATTCTTTTTGACCTCTTCCGTTATGCGGAAGTGGATTTTACTCCAGAAATTTCTACCAACCTTTATGCGGCTATCTCCACAGACACCGGTTCCTTTCAATATGCAGGCACCACTCAGCATACTTTTGAGTCTGCTGCATATCTCGTGCGTTCTGGGGTCCAAGTTACTAAGCTCTCTCTAGCAATGTATCACAGCCAACCCAGACGCTGCTTTCGTCTCCTCCAACACGCCCTAAATAACACCCAATTTTCCTGTAATGGCACTGTTGCCCACTTCTCTCTTTCTCTTTCAGATCTTAAGCATCTTCGGATCTTCCCAGAAGACAACGAGGGCATTATCGATCACTTACGCTCTGTAGAAGACGTTCTAGTGGCCCTCTTCTTTGAAGAACTCCCTGATGTTAGGGTACGCATTAGTGCCAGGTCAAAAGACACACGCATTGATGTGTGTAAAATTTGCATGCAGTTCGGTGGCGGGGGTCACCCATTTGCTTCTGGGGCATGCATTCGTGGTTCTCTACCCTCTATTCGAGAAAAATTTCTTACTGCTATCTACCATGAAATCCAAGGTCTCACTTGA